The Osmia lignaria lignaria isolate PbOS001 chromosome 14, iyOsmLign1, whole genome shotgun sequence genome has a window encoding:
- the CycG gene encoding cyclin G isoform X1: protein MGTSGLPVPDAIHPLLEQLQEALVLEVKYQPNLQLPTMSQTEEITIGARDGSAHVLRCLKVWYDLPSDVFFVAINLMDRFLTKMKARPKHMACISVSAFHIAAVQLAQSLDADHLVSISQCKCTGGDLKRMSEVIQNKLEWAPGTQPITSLTFLRLFNAMFRTVATELGSGEAYTSMITESELLLRLEMVACDGNCASLKPSEVALVLLCIYLDNAVNRLDTNTDHTISVTVTSSSSAINASVTTTRKHQMLRVLEFAVELQKLCKISDTSFFSTHEAVGAVLSKYNAQEQTPHRQRLIWKLSSRTARLLRPTDKFISVLPVIAEHAPVPSPSKIRKNRKFGRRHGNKRR from the exons ATGGGCACATCGGGCTTGCCTGTACCGGATGCAATCCACCCTTTACTCGAGCAATTGCAGGAAGCTTTGGTTCTTGAAGTGAAATATCAACCTAACCTACAGTTACCTACTATGTCACAA ACCGAGGAAATAACAATCGGAGCTCGTGATGGATCGGCTCACGTGCTAAGATGCTTGAAAGTATGGTACGATCTACCATCCGACGTATTTTTTGTTGCCATCAATTTGATGGATCGTTTCTTAACAAAGATGAAAGCAAGACCAAAACATATGGCTTGCATCAGTGTATCCGCTTTTCACATAGCTGCAGTTCAGTTGGCACAGTCTTTAGATGCCGATCACTTAGTCTCCATTTCTCAGTGTAAATGTACCGGTGGTGATTTGAAACGTATGTCGGAAGTGATACAGAATAAGTTGGAATGGGCACCTGGTACGCAACCTATTACATCTTTAACTTTTCTTCGGTTATTCAATGCAATGTTTCGTACCGTTGCAACTGAACTAGGATCAGGTGAAGCGTATACCAGTATGATCACA GAATCAGAGCTTCTTCTGAGGTTAGAAATGGTTGCTTGCGACGGTAATTGTGCCAGCTTGAAGCCGTCAGAAGTGGCACTCGTTCTACTGTGCATATATTTAGATAATGCTGTTAATCGATTGGATACTAATACAGACCACACCATATCTGTAACAGTTACTTCTAGCTCCTCTGCCATCAATGCATCTGTAACAACAACAAGAAAGCATCAGATGCTTAGAGTTTTAGAATTTGCAGTGGAACTTCAGAAATTATGTAAG ATTTCAGATACAAGTTTCTTTTCTACGCACGAAGCTGTGGGTGCTGTATTAAGCAAATATAACGCCCAAGAACAAACTCCTCACAGACAAAGACTGATATGGAAATTGTCATCTCGTACAGCGCGTCTTCTACGTCCAACTGATAAATTCATTTCTGTATTACCTGTCATCGCTGAACACGCTCCGGTTCCTTCACCGAGTAAAATTAG aAAAAATCGTAAGTTCGGTCGACGTCATGGAAATAAGAGGCGTTAA
- the CycG gene encoding cyclin G isoform X2: MGTSGLPVPDAIHPLLEQLQEALVLEVKYQPNLQLPTMSQTEEITIGARDGSAHVLRCLKVWYDLPSDVFFVAINLMDRFLTKMKARPKHMACISVSAFHIAAVQLAQSLDADHLVSISQCKCTGGDLKRMSEVIQNKLEWAPGTQPITSLTFLRLFNAMFRTVATELGSGEAYTSMITESELLLRLEMVACDGNCASLKPSEVALVLLCIYLDNAVNRLDTNTDHTISVTVTSSSSAINASVTTTRKHQMLRVLEFAVELQKLYFRYKFLFYARSCGCCIKQI, encoded by the exons ATGGGCACATCGGGCTTGCCTGTACCGGATGCAATCCACCCTTTACTCGAGCAATTGCAGGAAGCTTTGGTTCTTGAAGTGAAATATCAACCTAACCTACAGTTACCTACTATGTCACAA ACCGAGGAAATAACAATCGGAGCTCGTGATGGATCGGCTCACGTGCTAAGATGCTTGAAAGTATGGTACGATCTACCATCCGACGTATTTTTTGTTGCCATCAATTTGATGGATCGTTTCTTAACAAAGATGAAAGCAAGACCAAAACATATGGCTTGCATCAGTGTATCCGCTTTTCACATAGCTGCAGTTCAGTTGGCACAGTCTTTAGATGCCGATCACTTAGTCTCCATTTCTCAGTGTAAATGTACCGGTGGTGATTTGAAACGTATGTCGGAAGTGATACAGAATAAGTTGGAATGGGCACCTGGTACGCAACCTATTACATCTTTAACTTTTCTTCGGTTATTCAATGCAATGTTTCGTACCGTTGCAACTGAACTAGGATCAGGTGAAGCGTATACCAGTATGATCACA GAATCAGAGCTTCTTCTGAGGTTAGAAATGGTTGCTTGCGACGGTAATTGTGCCAGCTTGAAGCCGTCAGAAGTGGCACTCGTTCTACTGTGCATATATTTAGATAATGCTGTTAATCGATTGGATACTAATACAGACCACACCATATCTGTAACAGTTACTTCTAGCTCCTCTGCCATCAATGCATCTGTAACAACAACAAGAAAGCATCAGATGCTTAGAGTTTTAGAATTTGCAGTGGAACTTCAGAAATTAT ATTTCAGATACAAGTTTCTTTTCTACGCACGAAGCTGTGGGTGCTGTATTAAGCAAATATAA
- the LOC117609229 gene encoding putative glutathione-specific gamma-glutamylcyclotransferase 2, whose translation MWVFGYGSLIWKADFPYEKILVGHIKGYVRRFYQKSTDHRGVPDRPGRVVTLLSSDNLNDQVWGIAYKISPQNIDTVVKHLDYREKGGYERKSVLFYPSHSLEDIGSSLSANNSFHINFESKKLSPVSSDIIPFYITIYIGGEDNPNYAGVEDIHTIAKQILVSHGPSGANTEYLYKLASAMRIIASGIYDEHLFALETAVRTLEHERTIRIERNQNLSADQNR comes from the exons ATGTGGGTATTCGGATATGGTTCGCTTATTTGGAAAGCCGATTTTCCATACGAAAAAATTCTTGTTGGTCACATTAAAGGATACGTCAGAAGATTTTATCAGAAAAGTACAGATCATAGAGGAGTACCTGACAGA CCTGGTCGCGTTGTGACGTTACTTTCTTCAGATAATCTTAACGACCAAGTATGGGGTATCGCATACAAAATATCACCTCAAAACATAGATACAGTCGTCAAACACCTGGACTACAGGGAAAAAGGAGGTTACGAAAGAAAAAGTGTTCTCTTTTATCCATCCCATTCGCTGGAAGATATTGGATCATCTTTATCAGCAAATAATAGTTTTCACATTAATTTTGAAAGTAAAAAGTTATCACCTGTATCTTCGGATATCATACCATTTTATATCACAATTTACATAGGAGGAGAAGATAATCCAAATTATGCAGGTGTAGAAGATATACATACAATAGCGAAACAAATACTTGTATCTCATGGTCCTAGCGGGGCTAATACTgagtatttgtataaattagcATCTGCAATGCGAATAATAGCATCAGGTATATACGATGAGCATTTATTCGCATTAGAAACAGCTGTAAGAACATTGGAGCATGAACGAACCATAAGAATAGAAAGAAATCAAAATCTATCCGCTGACCAAAACAGATGA